The Manis javanica isolate MJ-LG chromosome 4, MJ_LKY, whole genome shotgun sequence genome contains a region encoding:
- the LOC140849025 gene encoding cilia- and flagella-associated protein 52-like isoform X3, which produces MPEQGPEEEGEGEGHHVEKRKPWPSGTAELFATCAKKDIRVWHTLSNRELLRITVPNMTCHGIDFMRDGKSIISGWDDGKIRAFAPETGRLIYVINNAHRIGVTAIATTSDCKRVISSGGEGEVLLLKAECFSNSP; this is translated from the exons ATgcccgaacagggacctgaagaagagggagaaggtgagggccacCACGTCGAGAAGAGAAAGCCTTGGCCAAG CGGCACTGCTGAGCTGTTTGCCACCTGTGCCAAGAAAGACATCAGGGTGTGGCACACGCTGTCCAACAGGGAGCTGCTGCGGATCACTGTACCCAACATGACCTGCCATGGCATTGATTTCATGAGAGACGGCAAGAGCATCATTTCGG GATGGGACGATGGGAAAATCCGAGCTTTCGCCCCAGAGACAGGCCGGTTGATATATGTCATTAACAATGCCCACAGGATTGGAGTGACGGCCATCGCCACCACCAGCGACTGTAAAAGGGTCATCAGCAGCGGTGGGGAAGGGGAGGTACTACTGTTAAAAGCAGAATGTTTTTCAAATAGCCCTTGA
- the LOC140849025 gene encoding cilia- and flagella-associated protein 52-like isoform X2 has protein sequence MHGSISPPSSFCLSFFSSPPLPHFRTCLTRRSWTASHFGTAELFATCAKKDIRVWHTLSNRELLRITVPNMTCHGIDFMRDGKSIISGWDDGKIRAFAPETGRLIYVINNAHRIGVTAIATTSDCKRVISSGGEGEVS, from the exons ATGCAcgggagcatcagccctcccagctctttctgtctttctttcttttcttcacccccccttccgcacttcaggacctgcttgactcgGCGCAGCTGGACCGCATCACATTT CGGCACTGCTGAGCTGTTTGCCACCTGTGCCAAGAAAGACATCAGGGTGTGGCACACGCTGTCCAACAGGGAGCTGCTGCGGATCACTGTACCCAACATGACCTGCCATGGCATTGATTTCATGAGAGACGGCAAGAGCATCATTTCGG GATGGGACGATGGGAAAATCCGAGCTTTCGCCCCAGAGACAGGCCGGTTGATATATGTCATTAACAATGCCCACAGGATTGGAGTGACGGCCATCGCCACCACCAGCGACTGTAAAAGGGTCATCAGCAGCGGTGGGGAAGGGGAG
- the LOC140849025 gene encoding cilia- and flagella-associated protein 52-like isoform X1, translating to MHGSISPPSSFCLSFFSSPPLPHFRTCLTRRSWTASHFGTAELFATCAKKDIRVWHTLSNRELLRITVPNMTCHGIDFMRDGKSIISGWDDGKIRAFAPETGRLIYVINNAHRIGVTAIATTSDCKRVISSGGEGEVLLLKAECFSNSP from the exons ATGCAcgggagcatcagccctcccagctctttctgtctttctttcttttcttcacccccccttccgcacttcaggacctgcttgactcgGCGCAGCTGGACCGCATCACATTT CGGCACTGCTGAGCTGTTTGCCACCTGTGCCAAGAAAGACATCAGGGTGTGGCACACGCTGTCCAACAGGGAGCTGCTGCGGATCACTGTACCCAACATGACCTGCCATGGCATTGATTTCATGAGAGACGGCAAGAGCATCATTTCGG GATGGGACGATGGGAAAATCCGAGCTTTCGCCCCAGAGACAGGCCGGTTGATATATGTCATTAACAATGCCCACAGGATTGGAGTGACGGCCATCGCCACCACCAGCGACTGTAAAAGGGTCATCAGCAGCGGTGGGGAAGGGGAGGTACTACTGTTAAAAGCAGAATGTTTTTCAAATAGCCCTTGA